From Cotesia glomerata isolate CgM1 linkage group LG2, MPM_Cglom_v2.3, whole genome shotgun sequence, a single genomic window includes:
- the LOC123260019 gene encoding plasma membrane calcium-transporting ATPase 2 isoform X5: protein MATIDGRPAQYGVSLKQLRELMEHRGREGVNKINALGGVQEICKKLYTSPSDGLSGSSADMQHRRDTFGSNSIPPKPPKTFLTLVWEALQDVTLIILEIAALVSLGLSFYHPTPKAEDDDVELDEDEAKYGWIEGLAILISVIVVVLVTAFNDYSKERQFRGLQNRIEGEHKFAVIRQNEVKQISVSDIVVGDICQIKYGDLLPADGILIQSNDLKVDESSLTGESDHVKKGEAFDPMVLSGTHVMEGSGKMLVTAVGVNSQAGIIFTLLGAAVDQQEQEIKKMKKEAKKQRKKKSLPGDEAGEITGNSHPGSGGSVKQDGENHAAASSGGGGGHGEGKKEKSVLQAKLTKLAIQIGYAGSTIAVLTVLILIVQFCVKKFYIQKAQWESSYINNLIKHLIIGVTVLVVAVPEGLPLAVTLSLAYSVKKMMKDNNLVRHLDACETMGNATAICSDKTGTLTTNRMTVVQSYICEKLSKTIPPFSDIPSHVGNLIVQAISLNSAYTSRIMPAADPTELPMQVGNKTECALLGFVLALGQNYQTVRDDQPEETFTRVYTFNSVRKSMSTVVPKSGGGYRLFTKGASEIIMKKCAFIYGRDGHLEKFTREMQDRLVKNVIEPMACDGLRTISVAYRDFVPGKAEINQVHCEGEPNWEDEENIVNNLTCLCIVGIEDPVRPEVPEAIRKCQKAGITVRMVTGDNINTARSIALKCGIIKASDDFLILEGKEFNRRIRDSNGEVQQHLLDKVWPKLRVLARSSPTDKYTLVKGIIDSTCTASREVVAVTGDGTNDGPALKKADVGFAMGIAGTDVAKEASDIILTDDNFSSIVKAVMWGRNVYDSIAKFLQFQLTVNIVAVIVAFIGACAVQDSPLKAVQMLWVNLIMDTLASLALATELPTPDLLLRKPYGRTKPLISRTMMKNILGQGIYQLIVIFTLLFAGDRMLDIPTGLGAADRHDPPTQHFTIIFNTFVMMTLFNEFNARKIHGQRNVFQGIFTNPIFYSIWIGTLLSQVIIIQYGKMAFSTKALDLEQWLWCIFFGIGTLVWGQVVTTVPTRKIPKILSWGRGQPDDIGAINLGDEKFDPDSDKKPRAGQILWIRGLTRLQTQIRVVNAFRQGLDSRYGEHSGLTLAEVLRKQSSLSKRHSQTSSIDYADNLPDELTIPEIDVERLSSHSHTETAV, encoded by the exons ATGGCGACGATAGACGGCAGACCGGCCCAATATGGAGTCTCTCTCAAACAACTTAGAGAGCTCATGGAGCACCGAGGCCGCGAGggtgttaataaaataaacgcCCTTGGTGGTGTCCAGGAAATATGCAAAAAGTTATATACCTCGCCGAGCGATG GCCTCAGTGGATCATCGGCGGACATGCAGCACAGGCGAGACACATTTGGTTCCAACTCAATACCTCCAAAACCACCTAAAACATTTCTCACGTTAGTGTGGGAAGCTCTTCAAGATGTCACTTTGATAATCCTTGAAATAGCTGCATTGGTTTCGTTAGGTCTTAGCTTTTATCACCCAACCCCCAAGGCAGAAGATG ATGATGTTGAATTAGATGAAGATGAGGCTAAATACGGTTGGATTGAGGGTCTTGCCATTTTAATCTCCGTTATAGTAGTTGTGTTAGTTACAGCATTTAATGATTACTCGAAAGAAAGGCAATTTCGGGGCTTACAAAATAGGATAGAGGGTGAACATAAATTTGCTGTTATTAGACAAAATGAAGTCAAGCAAATTTCCGTGTCTGATATCGTCGTGGGCGATATTTGTCAG ataaAATACGGTGATTTGCTACCAGCGGATGGTATTCTAATCCAAAGTAACGATCTGAAAGTCGACGAGTCAAGTTTGACTGGAGAATCGGATCATGTTAAAAAAGGCGAAGCCTTTGACCCGATGGTGCTATCAGGTACTCACGTGATGGAGGGCTCAGGAAAGATGCTCGTGACAGCTGTGGGTGTTAACTCACAAGCCGGTATTATCTTCACGTTGCTGGGCGCTGCTGTTGATCAACAGGAGCAGGAAattaagaaaatgaaaaaag AAGCTAAAAAGCAGCGGAAGAAGAAGTCTCTCCCAG gaGATGAAGCTGGAGAAATCACGGGTAACAGTCATCCAGGAAGCGGTGGAAGTGTTAAACAAGACGGAGAAAATCATGCTGCCGCGTCAAGTGGCGGTGGAGGTGGTCATGGTGAaggaaagaaagaaaaaagtgTTCTGCAAGCCAAGCTGACAAAACTTGCCATTCAAATTGGTTACGCTGGGTCAACAATTGCCGTACTTACGGTTCTCATTCTAATCGTACAATTTtgtgttaagaaattttacatTCAAAAAGCCCAATGGGAGAGCTCATACATCAATAATCTTATAAAACACTTGATTATTGGTGTTACCGTGCTTGTGGTTGCTGTACCGGAAGGTCTTCCACTTGCCGTTACGTTGTCTCTTGCCTACTCGGTCAAg aaaatgATGAAGGACAACAACTTGGTACGGCATCTGGATGCATGTGAAACAATGGGTAATGCAACGGCGATTTGTTCCGACAAAACGGGTACTTTGACGACGAATCGTATGACTGTTGTCCAGTCTTACATATGCGAGAAGCTCAGCAAAACAATACCGCCGTTTTCTGACATACCGAGCCACGTTGGAAATCTTATTGTCCAGGCAATATCTCTTAATTCGGCTTATACGTCCAGAATAATGCCCGCGGCAGATCCTACCGAACTACCGATGCAGGTCGGCAACAAAACCGAATGTGCCTTACTTGGATTTGTACTGGCGTTGGGCCAGAATTATCAAACGGTACGGGATGACCAGCCGGAGGAAACATTTACGCGTGTATACACATTTAACAGTGTAAGAAAAAGTATGTCTACTGTTGTTCCAAAATCAGGCGGTGGTTACAGGCTCTTCACCAAGGGTGCTTCCGAGATCATCATgaagaa atGTGCCTTTATTTACGGTCGCGATGGacatttggaaaaattcaCCCGTGAAATGCAAGATCGTTTggttaaaaatgttattgagcCGATGGCGTGCGACGGATTACGTACTATTTCAGTAGCATACCGAGATTTTGTACCCGGTAAAGCTGAAATAAATCAAGTACACTGTGAAGGTGAACCTAACTGGGAGGATGaagaaaatattgtaaataatttaacgtGTCTGTGTATCGTTGGTATCGAAGATCCCGTGAGACCAGAAGTACCAGAGGCAATAAGAAAATGTCAAAAAGCTGGTATAACTGTACGAATGGTTACTGGTGACAATATAAATACCGCTCGATCAATAGCACTCAAATGTGGTATTATTAAAGCGAGTGACGATTTTCTTATACTTGAGGGTAAAGAGTTCAACAGGCGAATAAGAGACAGTAATGGTGAAGTTCAACAGCACTTACTGGATAAAGTTTGGCCAAAATTAAGGGTACTGGCACGTTCGTCACCCACCGATAAGTACACCCTGGTAAAAGGTATTATCGACAGTACTTGTACAGCCTCACGCGAAGTTGTTGCTGTCACCGGTGACGGTACTAACGACGGTCCGGCGTTGAAAAAAGCCGACGTTGGTTTTGCGATGGGTATCGCTGGTACAGATGTTGCTAAAGAAGCTTCCGATATTATATTAACAGATGACAATTTTTCCTCTATTGTTAAAGCCGTAATGTGGGGCAGGAATGTTTACGATAGTATAGctaaatttttgcaatttcaaCTGACAGTTAACATTGTTGCTGTTATTGTTGCATTCATTGGTGCTTGTGCTGTACAAGACTCGCCTCTCAAGGCTGTACAAATGTTATgggttaatttaattatggaCACACTCGCGTCACTTGCATTAGCCACAGAATTACCTACACCAGATCTGTTGCTTCGTAAACCTTATGGACGTACGAAGCCACTTATTTCCAGGACAATGATGAAAAATATCCTTGGTCAAGGGATTTATCAGttgattgttatttttacgCTCCTATTTGCCG GTGACCGAATGCTGGATATACCTACTGGATTAGGTGCTGCAGACAGACACGATCCACCTACTCAACACTTCACTATAATATTTAACACATTCGTAATGATGACCCTCTTCAACGAGTTCAACGCGAGAAAAATTCACGGTCAGCGCAATGTCTTCCAGGGAATATTCACCAACCCCATCTTCTATTCTATTTGGATCGGGACATTGCTCTCCCAA GTTATTATCATCCAGTATGGTAAGATGGCATTCAGCACAAAAGCTCTAGATCTAGAACAATGGTTATGGTGTATATTCTTTGGAATTGGTACGTTAGTGTGGGGCCAAGTAGTTACAACAGTTCCTACAAGGAAGATTCCTAAGATCCTCtc aTGGGGCCGCGGCCAGCCGGATGATATCGGTGCTATCAATCTAGGAGACGAGAAATTCGACCCAGACTCGGATAAAAAGCCGCGCGCAGGACAAATTCTATGGATCCGTGGTCTAACACGGCTACAGACTCAG ATCCGCGTAGTGAACGCATTTCGGCAGGGCCTAGACTCGCGATACGGCGAGCACAGTGGATTGACCCTTGCGGAGGTACTGCGGAAGCAATCATCGCTGAGTAAGCGGCACTCACAGACGAGCAGCATCGATTATGCCGACAACTTGCCAGATGAATTGA
- the LOC123260019 gene encoding plasma membrane calcium-transporting ATPase 2 isoform X8 yields the protein MATIDGRPAQYGVSLKQLRELMEHRGREGVNKINALGGVQEICKKLYTSPSDGLSGSSADMQHRRDTFGSNSIPPKPPKTFLTLVWEALQDVTLIILEIAALVSLGLSFYHPTPKAEDDDVELDEDEAKYGWIEGLAILISVIVVVLVTAFNDYSKERQFRGLQNRIEGEHKFAVIRQNEVKQISVSDIVVGDICQIKYGDLLPADGILIQSNDLKVDESSLTGESDHVKKGEAFDPMVLSGTHVMEGSGKMLVTAVGVNSQAGIIFTLLGAAVDQQEQEIKKMKKEAKKQRKKKSLPGDEAGEITGNSHPGSGGSVKQDGENHAAASSGGGGGHGEGKKEKSVLQAKLTKLAIQIGYAGSTIAVLTVLILIVQFCVKKFYIQKAQWESSYINNLIKHLIIGVTVLVVAVPEGLPLAVTLSLAYSVKKMMKDNNLVRHLDACETMGNATAICSDKTGTLTTNRMTVVQSYICEKLSKTIPPFSDIPSHVGNLIVQAISLNSAYTSRIMPAADPTELPMQVGNKTECALLGFVLALGQNYQTVRDDQPEETFTRVYTFNSVRKSMSTVVPKSGGGYRLFTKGASEIIMKKCAFIYGRDGHLEKFTREMQDRLVKNVIEPMACDGLRTISVAYRDFVPGKAEINQVHCEGEPNWEDEENIVNNLTCLCIVGIEDPVRPEVPEAIRKCQKAGITVRMVTGDNINTARSIALKCGIIKASDDFLILEGKEFNRRIRDSNGEVQQHLLDKVWPKLRVLARSSPTDKYTLVKGIIDSTCTASREVVAVTGDGTNDGPALKKADVGFAMGIAGTDVAKEASDIILTDDNFSSIVKAVMWGRNVYDSIAKFLQFQLTVNIVAVIVAFIGACAVQDSPLKAVQMLWVNLIMDTLASLALATELPTPDLLLRKPYGRTKPLISRTMMKNILGQGIYQLIVIFTLLFAGDRMLDIPTGLGAADRHDPPTQHFTIIFNTFVMMTLFNEFNARKIHGQRNVFQGIFTNPIFYSIWIGTLLSQVIIIQYGKMAFSTKALDLEQWLWCIFFGIGTLVWGQVVTTVPTRKIPKILSFE from the exons ATGGCGACGATAGACGGCAGACCGGCCCAATATGGAGTCTCTCTCAAACAACTTAGAGAGCTCATGGAGCACCGAGGCCGCGAGggtgttaataaaataaacgcCCTTGGTGGTGTCCAGGAAATATGCAAAAAGTTATATACCTCGCCGAGCGATG GCCTCAGTGGATCATCGGCGGACATGCAGCACAGGCGAGACACATTTGGTTCCAACTCAATACCTCCAAAACCACCTAAAACATTTCTCACGTTAGTGTGGGAAGCTCTTCAAGATGTCACTTTGATAATCCTTGAAATAGCTGCATTGGTTTCGTTAGGTCTTAGCTTTTATCACCCAACCCCCAAGGCAGAAGATG ATGATGTTGAATTAGATGAAGATGAGGCTAAATACGGTTGGATTGAGGGTCTTGCCATTTTAATCTCCGTTATAGTAGTTGTGTTAGTTACAGCATTTAATGATTACTCGAAAGAAAGGCAATTTCGGGGCTTACAAAATAGGATAGAGGGTGAACATAAATTTGCTGTTATTAGACAAAATGAAGTCAAGCAAATTTCCGTGTCTGATATCGTCGTGGGCGATATTTGTCAG ataaAATACGGTGATTTGCTACCAGCGGATGGTATTCTAATCCAAAGTAACGATCTGAAAGTCGACGAGTCAAGTTTGACTGGAGAATCGGATCATGTTAAAAAAGGCGAAGCCTTTGACCCGATGGTGCTATCAGGTACTCACGTGATGGAGGGCTCAGGAAAGATGCTCGTGACAGCTGTGGGTGTTAACTCACAAGCCGGTATTATCTTCACGTTGCTGGGCGCTGCTGTTGATCAACAGGAGCAGGAAattaagaaaatgaaaaaag AAGCTAAAAAGCAGCGGAAGAAGAAGTCTCTCCCAG gaGATGAAGCTGGAGAAATCACGGGTAACAGTCATCCAGGAAGCGGTGGAAGTGTTAAACAAGACGGAGAAAATCATGCTGCCGCGTCAAGTGGCGGTGGAGGTGGTCATGGTGAaggaaagaaagaaaaaagtgTTCTGCAAGCCAAGCTGACAAAACTTGCCATTCAAATTGGTTACGCTGGGTCAACAATTGCCGTACTTACGGTTCTCATTCTAATCGTACAATTTtgtgttaagaaattttacatTCAAAAAGCCCAATGGGAGAGCTCATACATCAATAATCTTATAAAACACTTGATTATTGGTGTTACCGTGCTTGTGGTTGCTGTACCGGAAGGTCTTCCACTTGCCGTTACGTTGTCTCTTGCCTACTCGGTCAAg aaaatgATGAAGGACAACAACTTGGTACGGCATCTGGATGCATGTGAAACAATGGGTAATGCAACGGCGATTTGTTCCGACAAAACGGGTACTTTGACGACGAATCGTATGACTGTTGTCCAGTCTTACATATGCGAGAAGCTCAGCAAAACAATACCGCCGTTTTCTGACATACCGAGCCACGTTGGAAATCTTATTGTCCAGGCAATATCTCTTAATTCGGCTTATACGTCCAGAATAATGCCCGCGGCAGATCCTACCGAACTACCGATGCAGGTCGGCAACAAAACCGAATGTGCCTTACTTGGATTTGTACTGGCGTTGGGCCAGAATTATCAAACGGTACGGGATGACCAGCCGGAGGAAACATTTACGCGTGTATACACATTTAACAGTGTAAGAAAAAGTATGTCTACTGTTGTTCCAAAATCAGGCGGTGGTTACAGGCTCTTCACCAAGGGTGCTTCCGAGATCATCATgaagaa atGTGCCTTTATTTACGGTCGCGATGGacatttggaaaaattcaCCCGTGAAATGCAAGATCGTTTggttaaaaatgttattgagcCGATGGCGTGCGACGGATTACGTACTATTTCAGTAGCATACCGAGATTTTGTACCCGGTAAAGCTGAAATAAATCAAGTACACTGTGAAGGTGAACCTAACTGGGAGGATGaagaaaatattgtaaataatttaacgtGTCTGTGTATCGTTGGTATCGAAGATCCCGTGAGACCAGAAGTACCAGAGGCAATAAGAAAATGTCAAAAAGCTGGTATAACTGTACGAATGGTTACTGGTGACAATATAAATACCGCTCGATCAATAGCACTCAAATGTGGTATTATTAAAGCGAGTGACGATTTTCTTATACTTGAGGGTAAAGAGTTCAACAGGCGAATAAGAGACAGTAATGGTGAAGTTCAACAGCACTTACTGGATAAAGTTTGGCCAAAATTAAGGGTACTGGCACGTTCGTCACCCACCGATAAGTACACCCTGGTAAAAGGTATTATCGACAGTACTTGTACAGCCTCACGCGAAGTTGTTGCTGTCACCGGTGACGGTACTAACGACGGTCCGGCGTTGAAAAAAGCCGACGTTGGTTTTGCGATGGGTATCGCTGGTACAGATGTTGCTAAAGAAGCTTCCGATATTATATTAACAGATGACAATTTTTCCTCTATTGTTAAAGCCGTAATGTGGGGCAGGAATGTTTACGATAGTATAGctaaatttttgcaatttcaaCTGACAGTTAACATTGTTGCTGTTATTGTTGCATTCATTGGTGCTTGTGCTGTACAAGACTCGCCTCTCAAGGCTGTACAAATGTTATgggttaatttaattatggaCACACTCGCGTCACTTGCATTAGCCACAGAATTACCTACACCAGATCTGTTGCTTCGTAAACCTTATGGACGTACGAAGCCACTTATTTCCAGGACAATGATGAAAAATATCCTTGGTCAAGGGATTTATCAGttgattgttatttttacgCTCCTATTTGCCG GTGACCGAATGCTGGATATACCTACTGGATTAGGTGCTGCAGACAGACACGATCCACCTACTCAACACTTCACTATAATATTTAACACATTCGTAATGATGACCCTCTTCAACGAGTTCAACGCGAGAAAAATTCACGGTCAGCGCAATGTCTTCCAGGGAATATTCACCAACCCCATCTTCTATTCTATTTGGATCGGGACATTGCTCTCCCAA GTTATTATCATCCAGTATGGTAAGATGGCATTCAGCACAAAAGCTCTAGATCTAGAACAATGGTTATGGTGTATATTCTTTGGAATTGGTACGTTAGTGTGGGGCCAAGTAGTTACAACAGTTCCTACAAGGAAGATTCCTAAGATCCTCtc CTTCGAGTAA
- the LOC123260019 gene encoding plasma membrane calcium-transporting ATPase 2 isoform X7 — protein sequence MATIDGRPAQYGVSLKQLRELMEHRGREGVNKINALGGVQEICKKLYTSPSDGLSGSSADMQHRRDTFGSNSIPPKPPKTFLTLVWEALQDVTLIILEIAALVSLGLSFYHPTPKAEDDDVELDEDEAKYGWIEGLAILISVIVVVLVTAFNDYSKERQFRGLQNRIEGEHKFAVIRQNEVKQISVSDIVVGDICQIKYGDLLPADGILIQSNDLKVDESSLTGESDHVKKGEAFDPMVLSGTHVMEGSGKMLVTAVGVNSQAGIIFTLLGAAVDQQEQEIKKMKKEAKKQRKKKSLPGDEAGEITGNSHPGSGGSVKQDGENHAAASSGGGGGHGEGKKEKSVLQAKLTKLAIQIGYAGSTIAVLTVLILIVQFCVKKFYIQKAQWESSYINNLIKHLIIGVTVLVVAVPEGLPLAVTLSLAYSVKKMMKDNNLVRHLDACETMGNATAICSDKTGTLTTNRMTVVQSYICEKLSKTIPPFSDIPSHVGNLIVQAISLNSAYTSRIMPAADPTELPMQVGNKTECALLGFVLALGQNYQTVRDDQPEETFTRVYTFNSVRKSMSTVVPKSGGGYRLFTKGASEIIMKKCAFIYGRDGHLEKFTREMQDRLVKNVIEPMACDGLRTISVAYRDFVPGKAEINQVHCEGEPNWEDEENIVNNLTCLCIVGIEDPVRPEVPEAIRKCQKAGITVRMVTGDNINTARSIALKCGIIKASDDFLILEGKEFNRRIRDSNGEVQQHLLDKVWPKLRVLARSSPTDKYTLVKGIIDSTCTASREVVAVTGDGTNDGPALKKADVGFAMGIAGTDVAKEASDIILTDDNFSSIVKAVMWGRNVYDSIAKFLQFQLTVNIVAVIVAFIGACAVQDSPLKAVQMLWVNLIMDTLASLALATELPTPDLLLRKPYGRTKPLISRTMMKNILGQGIYQLIVIFTLLFAGDRMLDIPTGLGAADRHDPPTQHFTIIFNTFVMMTLFNEFNARKIHGQRNVFQGIFTNPIFYSIWIGTLLSQVIIIQYGKMAFSTKALDLEQWLWCIFFGIGTLVWGQVVTTVPTRKIPKILSSA from the exons ATGGCGACGATAGACGGCAGACCGGCCCAATATGGAGTCTCTCTCAAACAACTTAGAGAGCTCATGGAGCACCGAGGCCGCGAGggtgttaataaaataaacgcCCTTGGTGGTGTCCAGGAAATATGCAAAAAGTTATATACCTCGCCGAGCGATG GCCTCAGTGGATCATCGGCGGACATGCAGCACAGGCGAGACACATTTGGTTCCAACTCAATACCTCCAAAACCACCTAAAACATTTCTCACGTTAGTGTGGGAAGCTCTTCAAGATGTCACTTTGATAATCCTTGAAATAGCTGCATTGGTTTCGTTAGGTCTTAGCTTTTATCACCCAACCCCCAAGGCAGAAGATG ATGATGTTGAATTAGATGAAGATGAGGCTAAATACGGTTGGATTGAGGGTCTTGCCATTTTAATCTCCGTTATAGTAGTTGTGTTAGTTACAGCATTTAATGATTACTCGAAAGAAAGGCAATTTCGGGGCTTACAAAATAGGATAGAGGGTGAACATAAATTTGCTGTTATTAGACAAAATGAAGTCAAGCAAATTTCCGTGTCTGATATCGTCGTGGGCGATATTTGTCAG ataaAATACGGTGATTTGCTACCAGCGGATGGTATTCTAATCCAAAGTAACGATCTGAAAGTCGACGAGTCAAGTTTGACTGGAGAATCGGATCATGTTAAAAAAGGCGAAGCCTTTGACCCGATGGTGCTATCAGGTACTCACGTGATGGAGGGCTCAGGAAAGATGCTCGTGACAGCTGTGGGTGTTAACTCACAAGCCGGTATTATCTTCACGTTGCTGGGCGCTGCTGTTGATCAACAGGAGCAGGAAattaagaaaatgaaaaaag AAGCTAAAAAGCAGCGGAAGAAGAAGTCTCTCCCAG gaGATGAAGCTGGAGAAATCACGGGTAACAGTCATCCAGGAAGCGGTGGAAGTGTTAAACAAGACGGAGAAAATCATGCTGCCGCGTCAAGTGGCGGTGGAGGTGGTCATGGTGAaggaaagaaagaaaaaagtgTTCTGCAAGCCAAGCTGACAAAACTTGCCATTCAAATTGGTTACGCTGGGTCAACAATTGCCGTACTTACGGTTCTCATTCTAATCGTACAATTTtgtgttaagaaattttacatTCAAAAAGCCCAATGGGAGAGCTCATACATCAATAATCTTATAAAACACTTGATTATTGGTGTTACCGTGCTTGTGGTTGCTGTACCGGAAGGTCTTCCACTTGCCGTTACGTTGTCTCTTGCCTACTCGGTCAAg aaaatgATGAAGGACAACAACTTGGTACGGCATCTGGATGCATGTGAAACAATGGGTAATGCAACGGCGATTTGTTCCGACAAAACGGGTACTTTGACGACGAATCGTATGACTGTTGTCCAGTCTTACATATGCGAGAAGCTCAGCAAAACAATACCGCCGTTTTCTGACATACCGAGCCACGTTGGAAATCTTATTGTCCAGGCAATATCTCTTAATTCGGCTTATACGTCCAGAATAATGCCCGCGGCAGATCCTACCGAACTACCGATGCAGGTCGGCAACAAAACCGAATGTGCCTTACTTGGATTTGTACTGGCGTTGGGCCAGAATTATCAAACGGTACGGGATGACCAGCCGGAGGAAACATTTACGCGTGTATACACATTTAACAGTGTAAGAAAAAGTATGTCTACTGTTGTTCCAAAATCAGGCGGTGGTTACAGGCTCTTCACCAAGGGTGCTTCCGAGATCATCATgaagaa atGTGCCTTTATTTACGGTCGCGATGGacatttggaaaaattcaCCCGTGAAATGCAAGATCGTTTggttaaaaatgttattgagcCGATGGCGTGCGACGGATTACGTACTATTTCAGTAGCATACCGAGATTTTGTACCCGGTAAAGCTGAAATAAATCAAGTACACTGTGAAGGTGAACCTAACTGGGAGGATGaagaaaatattgtaaataatttaacgtGTCTGTGTATCGTTGGTATCGAAGATCCCGTGAGACCAGAAGTACCAGAGGCAATAAGAAAATGTCAAAAAGCTGGTATAACTGTACGAATGGTTACTGGTGACAATATAAATACCGCTCGATCAATAGCACTCAAATGTGGTATTATTAAAGCGAGTGACGATTTTCTTATACTTGAGGGTAAAGAGTTCAACAGGCGAATAAGAGACAGTAATGGTGAAGTTCAACAGCACTTACTGGATAAAGTTTGGCCAAAATTAAGGGTACTGGCACGTTCGTCACCCACCGATAAGTACACCCTGGTAAAAGGTATTATCGACAGTACTTGTACAGCCTCACGCGAAGTTGTTGCTGTCACCGGTGACGGTACTAACGACGGTCCGGCGTTGAAAAAAGCCGACGTTGGTTTTGCGATGGGTATCGCTGGTACAGATGTTGCTAAAGAAGCTTCCGATATTATATTAACAGATGACAATTTTTCCTCTATTGTTAAAGCCGTAATGTGGGGCAGGAATGTTTACGATAGTATAGctaaatttttgcaatttcaaCTGACAGTTAACATTGTTGCTGTTATTGTTGCATTCATTGGTGCTTGTGCTGTACAAGACTCGCCTCTCAAGGCTGTACAAATGTTATgggttaatttaattatggaCACACTCGCGTCACTTGCATTAGCCACAGAATTACCTACACCAGATCTGTTGCTTCGTAAACCTTATGGACGTACGAAGCCACTTATTTCCAGGACAATGATGAAAAATATCCTTGGTCAAGGGATTTATCAGttgattgttatttttacgCTCCTATTTGCCG GTGACCGAATGCTGGATATACCTACTGGATTAGGTGCTGCAGACAGACACGATCCACCTACTCAACACTTCACTATAATATTTAACACATTCGTAATGATGACCCTCTTCAACGAGTTCAACGCGAGAAAAATTCACGGTCAGCGCAATGTCTTCCAGGGAATATTCACCAACCCCATCTTCTATTCTATTTGGATCGGGACATTGCTCTCCCAA GTTATTATCATCCAGTATGGTAAGATGGCATTCAGCACAAAAGCTCTAGATCTAGAACAATGGTTATGGTGTATATTCTTTGGAATTGGTACGTTAGTGTGGGGCCAAGTAGTTACAACAGTTCCTACAAGGAAGATTCCTAAGATCCTCtc ATCCGCGTAG